A genomic segment from Neisseria perflava encodes:
- a CDS encoding CYTH domain-containing protein — protein sequence MTVEIERRFLLADDSWREAASEPLVLQQGYLSVEKERTIRVRIIGSQAWLTLKGYISDMTRSEFEYEIPLAHAQAMMADMCPFKMEKYRYRVEFEGFVYEIDEYFGDNAPLIVAEIELPSEDTEFPKPSWLGQEITSDGKFTNAYLSKHPYSSWTE from the coding sequence ATGACGGTCGAAATCGAACGCCGCTTTTTGCTGGCGGATGACAGTTGGCGCGAAGCGGCAAGCGAGCCGCTGGTGTTGCAACAGGGCTATTTGAGCGTGGAAAAAGAGCGCACCATCCGCGTGCGGATTATCGGTTCGCAAGCATGGCTGACCCTGAAAGGCTATATTTCCGACATGACGCGCAGCGAGTTTGAATACGAAATCCCGTTGGCTCACGCGCAAGCAATGATGGCGGACATGTGCCCGTTTAAAATGGAAAAATACCGCTATCGGGTCGAATTTGAAGGCTTTGTATATGAAATCGATGAATATTTCGGCGACAATGCACCATTGATTGTGGCGGAAATTGAATTGCCGTCTGAAGATACCGAGTTCCCCAAACCGTCTTGGCTGGGTCAGGAAATCACGTCAGACGGGAAATTCACCAATGCGTATCTGAGCAAACATCCGTATTCGTCTTGGACGGAATAA
- the ubiG gene encoding bifunctional 2-polyprenyl-6-hydroxyphenol methylase/3-demethylubiquinol 3-O-methyltransferase UbiG produces MSNQHDNVDAGEIAKFSQIADKWWDKNGEFKPLHDINPLRLDYIDGYAGLAGKRVLDVGCGGGILSESMAKRGAEHVTGIDMAEKSLQTAAAHAASQHVANIDYRCIRVEDLAAEEPHSFDVVTCMEMMEHVPDPSAIVQACAKLVKPDGMVFFSTINRNPKSYLHLIVGAEYLLKFVPKGTHDWKKFITPAELARMCRQAGLDTVGSKGMTYNLLSGRYSLCDSTEVNYMVTCRPA; encoded by the coding sequence ATGAGCAATCAACACGACAACGTAGATGCCGGCGAAATCGCCAAGTTCAGCCAAATCGCCGACAAATGGTGGGATAAAAACGGCGAATTCAAGCCCCTGCATGACATCAACCCCTTACGCCTCGACTATATCGACGGCTATGCCGGATTGGCAGGCAAACGCGTGCTGGATGTAGGCTGTGGCGGCGGTATTTTGTCGGAGAGCATGGCCAAACGCGGCGCAGAACACGTTACCGGCATCGATATGGCGGAAAAATCCCTGCAAACCGCCGCTGCCCATGCGGCCAGCCAACACGTTGCCAATATTGATTACCGCTGCATCCGCGTCGAAGACCTCGCTGCCGAAGAGCCGCACAGCTTTGACGTGGTAACGTGTATGGAAATGATGGAACACGTTCCCGATCCGTCTGCCATCGTTCAAGCCTGCGCGAAACTGGTCAAACCCGACGGCATGGTGTTTTTCTCCACCATCAACCGCAATCCCAAATCTTATCTGCATCTGATTGTCGGCGCAGAATATCTGTTGAAATTCGTCCCCAAAGGCACGCACGACTGGAAAAAATTCATCACGCCGGCAGAACTCGCGCGCATGTGCCGCCAAGCCGGATTGGATACCGTCGGCAGCAAGGGCATGACCTATAATTTGTTGAGCGGCCGTTATTCCTTGTGCGACTCGACCGAGGTTAACTATATGGTGACCTGTCGTCCGGCGTAA
- a CDS encoding c-type cytochrome, which yields MNKLLIAAMMMAGLTACSQEAKQETQEAAQAVASEVKNEAASAADTTASAAQEAADKVEAAASKAEEAAKPEEAAKPEEKAEAPAAEAKPAESAKVDGKAVFEANCKACHGGLIPGAPAVGKKEDWAPRIKQGKDTLHKHALEGFNSMPAKGGNGSLSDDEVKAAVDYMANESGAKF from the coding sequence ATGAACAAATTACTGATTGCCGCAATGATGATGGCTGGTTTGACAGCTTGTTCCCAAGAGGCTAAACAGGAGACACAAGAGGCTGCTCAAGCCGTTGCATCTGAAGTGAAAAACGAAGCCGCTTCTGCTGCCGATACGACTGCATCTGCCGCTCAAGAAGCTGCCGATAAGGTTGAAGCCGCTGCCAGCAAAGCAGAGGAAGCTGCCAAGCCTGAAGAAGCCGCCAAGCCCGAAGAGAAAGCCGAAGCACCTGCCGCTGAAGCCAAGCCTGCCGAATCCGCCAAAGTGGACGGCAAAGCTGTTTTTGAAGCGAACTGTAAAGCGTGCCACGGCGGCTTGATTCCCGGCGCTCCGGCTGTAGGCAAAAAAGAAGACTGGGCGCCTCGCATTAAACAAGGCAAAGACACCTTGCACAAACACGCCCTCGAAGGCTTCAATTCCATGCCTGCCAAAGGCGGCAACGGCAGCTTAAGCGACGACGAAGTGAAAGCCGCAGTTGACTACATGGCCAACGAATCCGGCGCTAAATTCTAA
- a CDS encoding GIY-YIG nuclease family protein translates to MNAENWCVYLILCENGAFYCGISNRPQERFAAHLSGKGAKYTRLNKPVEMHIVSDGLTKSEALKREIGIKKLTAEQKRGLWTEAETLAKG, encoded by the coding sequence ATGAACGCGGAAAATTGGTGTGTTTATCTGATTTTGTGCGAAAACGGCGCGTTTTATTGCGGCATCAGCAACCGTCCGCAAGAGCGGTTTGCGGCGCACTTGTCAGGAAAAGGCGCAAAATACACGCGTTTGAACAAGCCTGTCGAGATGCACATCGTTTCAGACGGCCTGACTAAAAGTGAGGCGCTGAAACGGGAAATCGGGATTAAGAAATTGACGGCGGAGCAGAAGCGGGGATTGTGGACTGAAGCTGAAACCTTGGCAAAAGGCTAA
- a CDS encoding LysR family transcriptional regulator yields MQDIKPLLVFAAVLEHGSMNAAAVALGMTPSAVSQHINRLETLHGIKLLNRSTRSLAPTDAGRALGEYCRRLAATLSDTRTVIDNLKTEPVGELRISLTSTVIESRAFQTAFSRLQTEFPKIRPVLNFSDTLDDLQHNQTDIAIRGGDRALDDPNLVARHLVTWPYIICAAPDYLDRHPPITHPAQLHAYRWLHFLPVRTTLQNGEENYFLDIADSIACTHLAAVCSLTESGFGLSLQVGGEVREKIAQGRLKSVLPEWTLPPVSLYLVTPYRVQSAKTEATVRIFTESFAKEGDL; encoded by the coding sequence ATGCAAGACATCAAACCCCTGCTCGTTTTCGCCGCCGTCCTCGAACACGGCAGCATGAACGCCGCCGCTGTCGCGCTGGGCATGACGCCGTCGGCGGTCAGCCAGCACATCAACCGCCTCGAAACCCTGCACGGCATCAAGCTGTTAAACCGCAGCACGCGCAGTCTTGCGCCGACCGATGCCGGCCGTGCCTTGGGCGAATACTGCCGCCGCCTCGCCGCTACCTTGTCCGATACGCGCACCGTTATCGACAATCTGAAAACCGAACCCGTCGGTGAATTGCGGATTTCCCTGACTTCTACAGTTATTGAATCCCGCGCTTTTCAGACGGCCTTTTCGCGATTGCAAACCGAGTTCCCAAAAATCCGTCCCGTCCTTAATTTCAGCGATACTTTGGACGACCTGCAACACAATCAGACCGACATCGCCATACGCGGCGGCGACCGGGCTTTGGATGATCCCAACTTGGTTGCGCGCCATCTCGTAACTTGGCCGTACATCATTTGCGCCGCTCCTGATTATCTCGACCGGCATCCGCCCATTACCCATCCCGCGCAGCTTCATGCGTACCGCTGGCTGCATTTTTTACCTGTCCGCACGACCTTGCAAAATGGTGAAGAAAACTATTTTCTCGATATTGCCGACAGCATTGCCTGTACGCATCTTGCCGCCGTGTGCAGCCTGACCGAAAGCGGTTTCGGGTTGTCGTTGCAAGTGGGCGGCGAAGTTCGGGAGAAAATTGCCCAAGGCCGTCTGAAAAGCGTTTTACCCGAATGGACATTGCCGCCGGTCAGCCTTTATTTGGTCACACCTTATCGTGTGCAGTCTGCCAAAACCGAAGCCACCGTGCGCATTTTTACCGAGAGTTTTGCCAAGGAAGGGGATTTATGA
- a CDS encoding NAD(P)-dependent oxidoreductase, which translates to MKIAVIGATGYVGNAVVQELAGRGHEVTAFARNADKVFQAQNVAAVSADVNAADFADKLAGFDAVVSAFNPGWTNPNIGADFTRGANNIVEAAKAAQVPYLLIVGGAGSLYVAPGLQVIDTPDFPKEIFDGANAARHLLAELLPRRDVNWSFVSPPARLGADGGFSEDKTGKYRLGKDDLLMDGEIPAGISVADLAVAIADDAENKAHLFERFTVAAV; encoded by the coding sequence ATGAAAATCGCAGTCATCGGTGCAACAGGTTATGTCGGCAACGCAGTCGTGCAAGAACTGGCAGGCCGCGGTCATGAAGTAACCGCTTTCGCCCGCAATGCAGACAAAGTGTTCCAAGCGCAAAATGTTGCCGCTGTCTCCGCAGATGTTAACGCGGCGGACTTCGCCGACAAGCTGGCAGGCTTTGACGCCGTGGTCAGCGCGTTCAATCCCGGCTGGACCAATCCCAACATCGGCGCGGATTTTACACGCGGCGCAAACAACATCGTCGAAGCGGCAAAAGCGGCGCAAGTGCCGTATCTCTTGATTGTCGGCGGCGCAGGCAGCCTGTATGTGGCACCCGGTTTGCAAGTTATCGATACGCCCGACTTCCCGAAAGAAATTTTCGACGGCGCCAATGCCGCACGCCATCTCTTGGCAGAACTCCTGCCGCGCCGCGATGTGAACTGGTCTTTCGTTTCCCCTCCGGCACGACTGGGCGCGGACGGCGGTTTCAGCGAAGACAAAACCGGCAAATACCGCTTGGGCAAAGACGATTTGCTGATGGACGGTGAAATTCCGGCAGGCATCAGCGTGGCCGATTTGGCAGTCGCCATCGCCGACGATGCGGAAAACAAAGCGCATTTGTTTGAACGCTTTACTGTCGCCGCCGTTTAA
- a CDS encoding PH domain-containing protein: MTSYIESSLGRGERIVYKAQVSWFSQFWRIFFGILLLMWVIGIVFIVFAVLNVMTTELALTNKRVIAKFGFIRRQTIEININRIESISVNQGFWGRIFNYGSVVVRGTGGSHAPIPYIARPMEFRQQFNDFIDNEIGGGSKNQIELKPPAV, from the coding sequence ATGACAAGTTATATTGAAAGCTCTTTAGGGCGAGGTGAACGTATTGTTTATAAAGCGCAAGTATCGTGGTTTTCCCAATTCTGGAGGATTTTTTTCGGTATCCTGCTGTTGATGTGGGTAATCGGTATCGTATTTATAGTGTTCGCGGTATTGAATGTAATGACAACCGAGCTTGCTTTAACTAACAAAAGGGTTATCGCTAAGTTTGGCTTTATCCGCCGGCAAACAATTGAGATAAATATCAACCGTATCGAAAGTATTTCGGTAAATCAAGGTTTTTGGGGCAGGATTTTCAATTATGGCTCCGTAGTGGTCAGAGGGACGGGCGGCAGTCATGCTCCGATTCCTTATATCGCACGACCAATGGAGTTCCGTCAACAATTCAATGATTTTATAGATAACGAAATTGGTGGTGGCTCGAAAAATCAAATTGAATTAAAACCGCCTGCCGTTTGA
- a CDS encoding helix-turn-helix domain-containing protein gives MSKISVLIGIKIREIRKQSNINQESLALLADIDRSYMGRIERGEVNITVDKLYQLSSALNCSVHDLLPDDLEIKNT, from the coding sequence ATGAGTAAAATCAGTGTTTTGATAGGTATAAAAATCCGAGAAATCCGCAAACAGTCCAATATCAACCAAGAAAGCTTAGCCTTACTTGCCGATATAGACAGAAGCTATATGGGTAGAATAGAAAGGGGGGAGGTCAACATAACGGTTGATAAACTATATCAACTGTCTTCTGCTTTAAACTGTTCCGTACACGACTTACTACCGGATGATTTGGAAATTAAAAATACCTGA
- the mnmE gene encoding tRNA uridine-5-carboxymethylaminomethyl(34) synthesis GTPase MnmE: protein MSVTQPTIAAIATAPGRGGVGVIRLSGKNLLPLAQTLSGGKTPKPRTALYTDFFGGDGQPIDNGILLYFAAPASFTGEDVIELQGHGGPVVMDMLLSRCLELGAHMAEPGEFTKRAFLNNKLDLAQAESVADLIDASSKSAARMALRSLKGAFSQHIHELVDDLITLRMLVEATLDFPEEDIDFLEAADARGKLQALQGRLKTVLASAEQGAILREGMNVVLVGAPNVGKSSLLNALAGDDIAIVTDIAGTTRDTVREQITLDGVPVHIIDTAGLRETDDVVEQIGIERSRKAVSEADVALILIDPREGVNAKTQAILNSLPEGLKKIEIHNKADLTGEPVAVRSDGLAQTGAESVISLSAKTGAGLDLLKHALLQEVGWQGESESLFLARSRHLNALHEAEAELENAALCNNDQIELFAEHLRLAQNACSEITGEFTADDLLGVIFSRFCIGK from the coding sequence ATGTCCGTAACCCAACCCACCATCGCCGCCATCGCCACCGCACCCGGACGCGGTGGAGTCGGCGTTATCCGCCTTTCCGGCAAAAACCTGTTGCCTTTGGCGCAAACCCTCAGCGGCGGCAAAACGCCCAAGCCGCGCACCGCGCTTTACACCGACTTTTTCGGCGGCGACGGACAGCCGATAGACAACGGCATCCTGCTCTACTTCGCCGCGCCAGCCAGCTTTACCGGCGAAGACGTGATTGAGTTGCAGGGACACGGTGGCCCCGTCGTGATGGACATGTTGCTCTCGCGCTGCCTCGAACTGGGTGCGCACATGGCGGAGCCGGGCGAATTTACCAAACGTGCCTTCCTCAACAACAAACTCGACCTTGCCCAAGCCGAAAGCGTCGCCGACCTCATCGATGCCTCCAGCAAGTCCGCTGCACGCATGGCGTTGCGTTCGCTCAAAGGCGCGTTTTCCCAACACATACACGAGCTGGTGGACGACCTTATTACCCTGCGGATGCTGGTTGAAGCCACGCTGGACTTCCCCGAAGAAGACATCGACTTTCTCGAAGCCGCCGATGCGCGCGGCAAGCTCCAAGCCCTGCAAGGTCGTCTGAAAACCGTGCTCGCCAGCGCGGAACAAGGCGCGATTTTGCGCGAAGGCATGAACGTTGTCCTCGTCGGCGCACCCAACGTCGGCAAATCCAGCCTGCTCAACGCCTTGGCTGGCGACGACATCGCCATCGTAACCGACATCGCCGGCACCACCCGCGACACCGTGCGCGAACAAATTACCCTCGACGGCGTGCCCGTCCACATCATCGACACCGCCGGCCTGCGCGAAACCGACGACGTGGTCGAACAAATCGGCATCGAGCGCAGCCGCAAAGCCGTCTCCGAAGCCGATGTCGCCCTGATCCTGATTGACCCGCGCGAAGGTGTGAACGCCAAAACCCAAGCCATTTTGAACAGCCTGCCCGAAGGTTTGAAAAAAATCGAAATCCACAACAAAGCCGACCTGACCGGCGAACCTGTCGCCGTCCGTTCAGACGGCCTTGCGCAAACCGGCGCGGAAAGCGTTATCAGCCTGTCTGCCAAAACCGGCGCTGGTCTCGATTTGCTCAAACACGCCCTATTGCAGGAAGTTGGTTGGCAGGGAGAAAGCGAAAGCCTGTTCCTCGCCCGCAGCCGCCACCTCAACGCCTTGCACGAAGCCGAAGCCGAGCTGGAAAACGCCGCCCTCTGCAACAACGACCAAATCGAGCTTTTCGCCGAACACCTGCGCCTCGCCCAAAACGCGTGCAGCGAAATCACCGGAGAATTTACCGCCGACGATTTGCTGGGCGTGATTTTCTCGCGCTTCTGTATCGGCAAATAA
- the rmuC gene encoding DNA recombination protein RmuC codes for MNNTLILTGAAAFFIGALFAWLITRYQAQSRHFIVLQELAESRRLHEFAEQVQAQTAADLAQSRHTVQELQDELQETGNRFAAAEKQIAYLQDCEAEAEALKHECAKWQQSAQNLQINNERLNTQLIQEQALSADKNTLLQQQETEKGRLKQDYDTLLEQNHALQVQNERLSTQLAQEKANIDDKNSLLQQQEAEKGRLKQEYAALLEQNHALQVQNERLNTQSEKDRQAAEEKLTLLADARKNLSDQFQNLANTILEEKSRRFTEQNHDHLQQLLNPLNERIHGFSELVQQTYEKEAKERLTIENELKRLQTLNTQLHHDAKALTTALTGTQNKTQGNWGEMILESVLENSGLQKGREYIVQASSVRHEADGTQRRLQPDVLINLPDNKQIVIDSKVSLTAYVRYTQSTGAEAERELANHVASIRAHIKNLAAKDYTDLEGVKTLDFVFMFVPVEPAYLLALQHDPNLFQECFDKRIMLTGPSTLLATLRTVANIWRNEQQNQNALAIAEAGSKLYDKFVGFVESMDGINKALGQAQSQFQTAYGRLVSGRGNLISSTEKLRKLGIKAGKQLQRDLLEKAMSENEDHAALPTAQDQEND; via the coding sequence ATGAACAACACCCTAATTCTGACCGGCGCGGCCGCATTTTTTATCGGCGCGCTGTTTGCTTGGCTGATAACACGCTACCAAGCCCAAAGCCGACACTTTATTGTTTTGCAAGAATTGGCCGAAAGCCGCCGCCTGCATGAGTTTGCCGAACAGGTGCAGGCTCAAACTGCGGCGGACTTGGCGCAAAGCCGCCATACCGTGCAGGAATTGCAAGACGAATTGCAGGAGACGGGCAACCGCTTTGCCGCAGCCGAAAAACAGATTGCCTATCTGCAAGATTGCGAGGCCGAAGCCGAAGCTTTAAAACACGAATGTGCAAAATGGCAGCAAAGCGCGCAAAACCTGCAAATCAACAACGAACGCCTAAACACTCAGCTGATTCAAGAACAGGCATTGAGTGCGGATAAAAATACGCTTTTGCAACAACAAGAAACGGAAAAAGGCCGTCTGAAACAAGACTACGACACGCTGTTGGAGCAAAACCATGCGCTGCAAGTCCAAAACGAACGCCTCTCCACACAACTGGCGCAAGAAAAAGCCAATATCGACGACAAAAACAGCCTTTTACAGCAACAGGAAGCTGAAAAAGGCCGTCTGAAACAAGAATACGCCGCCCTTTTGGAGCAAAACCACGCGCTTCAAGTCCAAAACGAGCGCCTCAACACCCAATCGGAAAAAGACCGTCAGGCTGCCGAAGAAAAGCTGACCCTGCTGGCAGATGCGCGTAAAAACCTGAGCGACCAGTTCCAAAACCTCGCCAACACTATTTTGGAAGAGAAAAGCCGCCGCTTTACCGAGCAAAACCACGACCATCTCCAACAACTGCTCAATCCGCTCAACGAACGCATACACGGCTTCAGCGAGCTGGTTCAGCAGACTTATGAAAAAGAAGCCAAAGAACGCCTGACCATCGAAAACGAGCTCAAACGCCTGCAAACCCTCAACACTCAGCTCCACCACGATGCTAAAGCGCTGACCACCGCGCTGACCGGCACGCAAAACAAAACCCAAGGCAACTGGGGCGAGATGATTTTGGAAAGCGTATTGGAAAATTCAGGCCTGCAAAAAGGGCGCGAATACATCGTTCAAGCTTCCAGCGTCCGCCACGAAGCAGACGGCACCCAACGCCGCCTCCAGCCCGACGTCCTCATCAATCTGCCCGACAACAAACAAATCGTCATCGACTCCAAAGTATCGCTGACCGCCTACGTCCGCTATACGCAAAGCACCGGCGCAGAAGCAGAACGCGAGCTTGCCAACCACGTCGCCAGTATCCGCGCCCACATCAAAAACTTGGCAGCGAAGGATTACACCGACCTTGAGGGCGTCAAAACGCTGGACTTCGTCTTTATGTTCGTCCCTGTCGAACCGGCCTATCTCCTCGCCCTGCAACACGATCCAAACCTCTTCCAAGAGTGTTTCGACAAACGCATCATGCTGACCGGCCCCAGCACCCTGCTCGCCACCCTGCGCACCGTTGCCAACATCTGGCGCAACGAGCAACAAAACCAAAACGCGCTGGCGATTGCCGAGGCAGGCAGCAAACTCTATGACAAATTTGTCGGCTTTGTCGAAAGCATGGACGGCATCAATAAAGCGCTCGGTCAGGCTCAATCACAGTTTCAGACGGCCTATGGCCGCTTGGTTTCCGGCAGGGGCAACCTTATCAGCAGCACCGAAAAACTACGCAAATTGGGCATCAAGGCCGGTAAACAGCTGCAACGCGATTTATTAGAAAAAGCCATGTCAGAAAACGAAGATCATGCAGCCTTACCGACCGCGCAAGACCAAGAAAATGACTGA